One window from the genome of Haladaptatus paucihalophilus DX253 encodes:
- the trpB gene encoding tryptophan synthase subunit beta, with amino-acid sequence MSQETATEFGTFGGRHVPEPLEEPLERLAQTYDEISETEAFQREFQQYLEKFAGRPTPLYHAERLSEAYGAQIYLKREDLLHGGAHKINNCLGQALLAKQAGKDRLIAETGAGQHGTATAMVGALLDIPTEIYMGKKDVERQKMNVFRMRLMGAEVNEVTRGDAGLADAVDAALEDFARNVDDTHYLVGSVVGPDPFPRMVRDFQSVIGVEARRQIQEETGSLPDAAVACVGGGSNAIGLFHAFRDDPVELYGAEGGGEGSDSTRHAAPLASGKTDILHGMRTRILNDDVEVHSVSAGLDYPGVGPEHAQFRETGRCEYTGVTDDEALAAFRELSELEGIIPALESSHAVALAKQLAEERDEDDVILVNLSGRGDKDMEQAAELFDLGN; translated from the coding sequence ATGTCTCAAGAGACCGCAACCGAGTTCGGGACGTTCGGCGGCCGCCACGTTCCCGAACCGCTCGAAGAACCGCTCGAACGGTTGGCGCAAACCTACGACGAGATTTCCGAGACGGAGGCGTTTCAGCGCGAGTTCCAGCAGTACCTCGAAAAGTTCGCCGGGCGACCGACGCCGCTCTATCACGCGGAACGACTCTCCGAGGCGTACGGCGCACAGATTTACCTGAAGCGCGAGGACCTGCTCCACGGCGGCGCACACAAGATCAACAACTGCCTCGGGCAGGCGTTGCTGGCGAAGCAGGCGGGGAAGGACCGACTCATCGCCGAAACCGGCGCGGGTCAACACGGTACCGCAACCGCGATGGTCGGCGCGCTGCTCGACATTCCGACCGAGATTTACATGGGGAAAAAGGACGTGGAGCGCCAGAAGATGAACGTCTTCCGCATGCGCCTGATGGGCGCTGAGGTGAACGAGGTCACGCGCGGTGACGCCGGACTGGCGGATGCCGTCGATGCCGCGCTGGAGGATTTCGCCCGCAATGTGGACGACACTCACTACCTCGTCGGGAGCGTCGTCGGTCCCGACCCGTTCCCGCGGATGGTCCGCGATTTCCAGTCCGTCATCGGCGTGGAAGCGCGACGTCAGATTCAGGAGGAGACCGGAAGCCTACCGGACGCCGCGGTGGCGTGCGTCGGCGGCGGGTCGAACGCCATCGGTCTCTTCCACGCGTTCCGCGACGACCCCGTGGAACTCTACGGCGCGGAGGGCGGCGGCGAGGGGTCGGATTCGACCCGCCACGCGGCACCCCTCGCGAGCGGGAAGACCGACATCCTCCACGGGATGCGGACCCGCATCCTGAACGACGACGTGGAGGTCCACTCAGTCTCGGCGGGACTCGACTACCCCGGCGTCGGCCCGGAACACGCCCAGTTCCGCGAAACCGGCCGCTGTGAGTACACCGGCGTCACCGACGACGAGGCGCTCGCCGCGTTCCGAGAACTGAGCGAGTTGGAAGGCATCATCCCCGCGCTCGAATCCAGCCACGCCGTCGCGCTGGCGAAGCAACTCGCCGAGGAGCGAGACGAGGACGACGTGATTCTGGTCAACCTGAGCGGTCGGGGCGACAAGGACATGGAACAGGCCGCCGAGCTGTTCGACCTCGGCAACTGA
- a CDS encoding bifunctional metallophosphatase/5'-nucleotidase — protein sequence MRRATALVLLVCIVSAGAIPALGVGAGGHQSDTGSADVTANSSTNVTILSYNDIQTAAAKDGNLPRLVHRIDERRAAHDNPTFVMGGGDELSPHALSPVSKWRAPVDVLNLIGPDADTIGNHDLDYGVDAFTNASRASEFPWVVSNLVNETTGKTVEGTKRYEVVERGGVKVGIVGAVYPGVDGSVSENLSARNITAKPVVPSIRKYERVLREREDVDVTVVLLHEGTNEAETVANRTDTDVVLTGHDEVVYRPRVVNGTIISETQARAEYLSEINLTVENGEVVAANGHLLNVTDATPKNETASDIIDDYRSEVDLDSTIAYTETPLDARFATNYHRESNYGDLVTDAMRAKTGADVAITNAGGIRSNSVYGPGNVTGGDVFNTLPFGNEVVTVELTGRELEETLASQVTPLESEAGQQYGAEMAMQVSGVRFEWVGHEGRDQIRDVYVNGERLDPNATYEVAVNDFMAGGGSGYPLADEPVVNRTNELLSTTVVDYLKEKKRIAPTTDGRIRRVDTTLDDASVSLDERGKVVMHFDAPADYDGTVAGTFVVSTPGNRTVEAEKVTYDAEEGRLAVRFDDAELAALLGCERTADLDLYGSYNSSKYDQVYFDHSRVNADVTATLAANGGHAKETNETDDTDETSERTASPTPTAATA from the coding sequence ATGCGACGCGCGACAGCACTCGTCCTGCTCGTCTGCATCGTCAGTGCGGGGGCGATTCCCGCGCTCGGTGTGGGCGCTGGCGGGCACCAATCCGATACAGGGTCAGCCGACGTGACCGCGAACAGTTCGACGAACGTAACCATCCTCTCTTACAACGACATTCAGACCGCCGCGGCGAAGGACGGCAACCTGCCGCGGCTCGTCCATCGAATCGACGAGCGGCGGGCCGCCCACGACAACCCGACGTTCGTGATGGGCGGCGGTGACGAGTTGTCGCCGCACGCGCTCTCGCCCGTCTCGAAGTGGCGCGCGCCGGTCGACGTGTTGAACCTCATCGGGCCGGACGCGGACACCATCGGCAACCACGACCTCGATTACGGCGTCGATGCGTTCACGAACGCGTCCCGCGCCTCCGAGTTCCCGTGGGTCGTCTCGAACCTCGTCAACGAGACGACCGGGAAGACGGTCGAGGGAACGAAACGCTACGAAGTGGTCGAGCGCGGCGGCGTCAAAGTCGGCATCGTCGGTGCCGTCTACCCCGGTGTCGATGGCTCGGTCTCCGAGAACCTCTCGGCTCGGAACATCACCGCGAAGCCGGTCGTGCCGTCGATTCGGAAGTACGAACGAGTTCTCCGCGAGAGAGAGGACGTGGACGTAACGGTCGTCCTGCTCCACGAGGGGACGAACGAAGCCGAGACGGTCGCGAACCGAACAGACACCGACGTCGTGCTGACGGGACACGACGAAGTGGTCTACCGTCCGCGCGTCGTGAACGGAACCATCATCAGCGAGACGCAGGCGCGGGCCGAGTACCTGAGCGAAATCAACCTCACCGTCGAGAACGGCGAGGTCGTCGCCGCGAACGGGCACCTCCTCAACGTCACCGACGCGACGCCGAAGAACGAAACCGCCTCGGACATCATCGACGACTACCGCTCGGAGGTGGACCTCGACTCGACTATCGCGTACACCGAGACGCCCCTCGACGCTCGGTTCGCCACCAACTACCACCGCGAGAGCAACTACGGCGACCTCGTGACCGACGCGATGCGCGCGAAGACGGGTGCCGACGTGGCCATCACCAACGCGGGTGGCATCCGTTCGAACAGCGTCTACGGTCCCGGAAACGTCACCGGCGGCGACGTGTTCAACACGCTCCCGTTCGGGAACGAGGTCGTGACGGTCGAACTGACCGGCCGCGAACTGGAGGAGACGCTCGCCAGCCAAGTGACGCCGTTGGAGAGCGAGGCCGGACAGCAGTACGGCGCGGAGATGGCCATGCAAGTCAGCGGCGTCCGGTTCGAGTGGGTCGGCCACGAGGGTCGTGACCAAATCCGAGACGTGTACGTGAACGGCGAGCGACTCGACCCGAACGCGACCTACGAAGTCGCCGTCAACGACTTCATGGCGGGCGGCGGAAGCGGCTATCCGCTCGCCGACGAACCGGTCGTAAACCGGACGAACGAACTCCTTTCGACCACCGTGGTCGACTATCTGAAGGAGAAGAAACGAATCGCGCCGACGACGGACGGCCGGATTCGACGGGTTGACACCACCCTCGACGACGCCTCGGTCAGCCTCGACGAACGCGGCAAGGTCGTCATGCACTTCGACGCGCCAGCGGACTACGACGGAACCGTCGCGGGCACGTTCGTCGTCTCGACACCCGGTAACCGCACCGTCGAAGCGGAGAAGGTCACGTACGACGCCGAGGAGGGACGCCTCGCGGTTCGCTTCGACGACGCCGAACTCGCGGCGCTCCTCGGATGCGAGCGGACGGCGGACCTCGACCTGTACGGAAGTTACAACTCCTCGAAGTACGACCAAGTGTACTTCGACCACTCGCGGGTGAACGCCGACGTGACCGCGACGCTCGCGGCAAACGGTGGGCACGCGAAAGAGACCAACGAGACGGACGACACCGACGAGACGAGCGAGCGCACCGCATCGCCGACACCGACGGCGGCGACCGCGTAA
- a CDS encoding MFS transporter, protein MQKNRAQFYALYLTRFASGFGFITLAALLPTYLNVLDPQSGIVVGLFVSGLTAAQSVAVIPLAWSGDRYDKRTVLLFSLVVSIVAYASFPLVESSWGFIAARALQGVAITGTGLITLALVGELSTADTRANHIGKANAARFAASILGTISATALYERYGFDVVFGVIVALLIPALVGVLLFVERDDTRIEGFPFADMALNRKLLTLTSFRAQYAVAVTMVRTWIVVYAGVEAAKGGLAYAPIAVGVVLIAEKFTNMLCQPFTGRLSDDYGRALFVFVGGGIYGLVALVVPSAPAIGQALSLPAAFPVLGALSPAFLPLVGLNALLGIADSFREPASMALFADEGVDGAGVASSFGVRELVWRPGSILAPILAGILMTGPGIQWVFYVGGIASISGVLTFFGVLSYSYGSEALTQW, encoded by the coding sequence GTGCAAAAAAATCGCGCCCAGTTCTACGCGCTCTATCTCACGCGGTTCGCCAGCGGCTTCGGTTTTATCACGCTGGCAGCGCTGCTGCCGACGTATCTCAACGTTCTCGACCCGCAGTCGGGAATCGTCGTCGGCCTGTTCGTCTCAGGGTTGACCGCCGCGCAGTCGGTGGCCGTCATTCCGCTGGCGTGGAGCGGCGACCGCTACGACAAACGGACCGTTCTCCTCTTCAGTCTCGTCGTGTCTATCGTCGCCTACGCCAGTTTTCCGCTGGTCGAGAGCAGTTGGGGATTCATCGCGGCGCGTGCGTTACAGGGCGTGGCCATCACCGGAACCGGTCTCATCACGCTCGCGCTCGTCGGTGAACTCTCGACGGCCGACACGCGGGCGAACCACATCGGCAAGGCGAACGCGGCCCGCTTCGCGGCGTCCATCCTCGGGACGATTTCCGCCACCGCGCTGTACGAACGATACGGCTTCGACGTCGTGTTCGGCGTCATCGTCGCGCTCCTGATTCCGGCGTTGGTCGGCGTTCTCCTCTTCGTCGAACGCGACGACACGCGAATCGAGGGCTTCCCCTTCGCCGACATGGCGCTCAATCGCAAACTGCTGACGCTCACGAGTTTCCGCGCCCAGTACGCGGTGGCGGTGACGATGGTCCGAACGTGGATCGTGGTCTACGCGGGCGTCGAAGCCGCGAAAGGTGGTCTCGCGTACGCTCCCATCGCGGTCGGCGTCGTCCTCATCGCGGAGAAGTTCACGAACATGCTCTGTCAGCCATTCACCGGGCGACTGTCGGACGACTACGGACGGGCGCTGTTCGTCTTCGTCGGCGGCGGCATCTACGGACTCGTGGCGTTGGTCGTCCCCTCCGCACCCGCAATCGGACAGGCGCTGTCGCTTCCCGCCGCGTTTCCCGTCCTCGGCGCACTCTCACCGGCCTTCCTTCCACTGGTCGGACTCAATGCCCTGCTCGGAATCGCCGACAGTTTCCGTGAACCGGCCAGTATGGCGCTGTTCGCCGACGAAGGCGTCGATGGCGCGGGCGTGGCGAGCAGTTTCGGCGTCCGGGAGTTGGTTTGGCGACCCGGGAGCATCCTCGCGCCGATTCTCGCCGGAATCCTGATGACGGGGCCGGGCATCCAATGGGTGTTCTACGTCGGCGGTATCGCGTCGATTTCGGGCGTACTGACGTTCTTCGGCGTCCTGTCGTACTCGTACGGGTCCGAGGCGCTGACCCAGTGGTGA
- a CDS encoding deoxyuridine 5'-triphosphate nucleotidohydrolase yields the protein MFESGTFVAEHVSEVRRQQVQPNGVDLTLETVYEQRDSGRIGRNGKEIGDRQQVESEQITEKSPENYYLPQGGYIVQYAETIEIPDGHVGFVYPRSSLMRNSCMLNTAVWDAGYEGKGEGLLQVHHDIELERGARIAQLVLAEADHDGTYDGDYQGENLD from the coding sequence ATGTTCGAGAGCGGAACGTTCGTCGCGGAGCACGTCTCGGAGGTCAGACGGCAACAGGTACAGCCGAACGGTGTCGATTTGACGCTGGAAACGGTGTACGAACAGCGGGACTCGGGCCGAATCGGGCGCAATGGCAAGGAGATCGGCGACCGCCAGCAGGTCGAGTCCGAGCAGATAACCGAGAAGTCCCCGGAGAACTACTACCTGCCGCAAGGAGGATACATCGTCCAGTACGCGGAGACAATCGAAATCCCGGACGGACACGTCGGCTTCGTCTACCCCCGTTCGTCGCTCATGCGGAACTCCTGTATGCTCAACACCGCGGTCTGGGACGCGGGCTACGAGGGCAAAGGAGAAGGGTTGTTGCAGGTTCACCACGACATCGAACTCGAACGCGGCGCACGTATCGCACAACTCGTCCTCGCCGAGGCGGACCACGACGGCACCTACGACGGCGACTATCAGGGCGAGAATCTGGACTAA
- a CDS encoding aconitate hydratase, with protein MGQTLTEKILDDHLVEGELETGEEIGIEIDQVLTQDTTGTLVWLQFEALDMDEVQTEIAAQYCDHQTYQFDFKNTDDHRFLRSAAGTFGAHYSRPGNGICHNVHKENFAAPGKTMLGSDSHTPTPGGLGELAIGSGGLDVAVAMGGGPYYIEMPEIVNVRLEGELPEWATAKDVILEMLRRFSVKGGVGKIFEYTGPGVETLSVPERTTITNMGTELGATTSIFPTDENTEEWLSRLGREDEYVDLQPDDDAEYDDEIVIDLSDLEPLIAQPSMPDKVVPVREVAGQSVDQVMIGSCTNGGYEDILPAAKMLEGRTVNRKTDLIVAPASKQASEMLAREGWVAELMAAGVNFSEATCGACIGIGHVPASDSVSLRTFNRNFEGRSGIEDDSVYLCSPEVATAAAIKGEIIDPRDLADELGDLEAPEFEMGDNYGTTADDPDLISPDEAVDDELIKGPNIGDVPLKDELESDLEGPALLKMQDNITTDHIIPATQDILMYRSNIPKLSEFTLSRVDDSFAQRALDADGGFLVAGENYGQGSSREHAALCPMYLGVEGVLAQSFARIHKANLFNFGLLPLEISEEDYEKFEQGDDIEIVDDVAEAVRSGQEEFTVRVNDDWELTATLDASERERQILADGGKLSHTKKQAEGGDTAASADD; from the coding sequence ATGGGACAAACACTGACGGAAAAGATTCTCGACGACCACCTCGTCGAGGGCGAACTCGAAACCGGTGAGGAAATCGGAATCGAGATCGACCAGGTTCTCACACAGGACACGACTGGGACCCTCGTGTGGCTCCAGTTCGAGGCGCTCGACATGGACGAGGTCCAGACCGAGATCGCCGCGCAGTACTGTGACCACCAGACCTACCAGTTCGACTTCAAGAACACGGACGACCACCGCTTCCTCCGCTCGGCGGCGGGCACGTTCGGTGCACACTACTCCCGTCCCGGCAACGGTATCTGTCACAACGTCCACAAGGAGAACTTCGCCGCACCCGGCAAGACGATGCTCGGGTCCGACTCCCACACCCCGACCCCCGGCGGTCTGGGTGAACTCGCAATCGGTTCCGGCGGTCTCGACGTCGCGGTCGCCATGGGTGGCGGCCCGTACTACATCGAGATGCCCGAAATCGTCAACGTCCGCCTCGAAGGCGAACTCCCCGAGTGGGCGACCGCGAAGGACGTCATCCTCGAGATGCTCCGTCGCTTCTCCGTGAAGGGCGGCGTCGGCAAAATCTTCGAGTACACCGGTCCCGGTGTCGAGACGCTCTCGGTCCCCGAGCGAACGACCATCACGAACATGGGAACGGAACTCGGCGCAACGACGTCCATCTTCCCGACGGACGAGAACACCGAGGAGTGGCTCTCGCGCCTCGGCCGCGAGGACGAGTACGTCGACCTCCAGCCCGACGACGACGCGGAGTACGACGACGAAATCGTCATCGACCTCTCCGACCTCGAACCGCTCATCGCACAGCCGTCCATGCCCGACAAGGTCGTTCCGGTCCGCGAAGTCGCCGGACAGTCGGTCGACCAGGTTATGATCGGTTCCTGTACGAACGGTGGCTACGAGGACATCCTCCCCGCCGCGAAGATGCTCGAAGGCCGCACGGTCAACCGGAAGACGGACCTCATCGTCGCTCCGGCGTCCAAGCAGGCCTCCGAGATGCTCGCCCGTGAGGGCTGGGTCGCGGAACTGATGGCGGCAGGCGTCAACTTCTCCGAGGCGACCTGTGGTGCGTGTATCGGTATCGGTCACGTTCCGGCGTCCGATTCCGTCTCGCTCCGTACCTTCAACCGCAACTTCGAGGGTCGCTCCGGTATCGAGGACGACTCGGTGTACCTCTGCTCGCCCGAAGTCGCCACGGCGGCGGCCATCAAAGGCGAAATCATCGACCCGCGCGACCTCGCCGACGAACTCGGCGACCTCGAAGCGCCCGAGTTCGAGATGGGCGACAACTACGGCACCACCGCCGACGACCCCGACCTCATCTCCCCCGACGAAGCGGTCGACGACGAACTCATCAAAGGCCCGAACATCGGCGACGTCCCGCTGAAGGACGAACTCGAATCCGACCTCGAAGGCCCGGCCCTGCTCAAGATGCAGGACAACATCACGACCGACCACATCATCCCCGCCACGCAGGACATCCTGATGTACCGGTCGAACATCCCGAAACTCTCCGAGTTCACGCTCTCGCGCGTCGACGACTCGTTCGCACAGCGCGCACTCGACGCCGACGGCGGCTTCCTCGTCGCCGGCGAGAACTACGGTCAGGGTAGCTCGCGCGAACACGCGGCCCTGTGCCCGATGTACCTCGGCGTGGAAGGCGTCCTCGCACAGAGCTTCGCCCGCATCCACAAGGCCAACCTGTTCAACTTCGGTCTGCTCCCCCTCGAAATCAGCGAGGAGGACTACGAGAAATTCGAACAGGGCGATGACATCGAAATCGTCGACGACGTTGCGGAAGCGGTCCGCTCCGGTCAGGAAGAGTTCACGGTCCGCGTGAACGACGACTGGGAACTCACCGCGACCCTCGACGCCTCCGAACGCGAGCGCCAGATTCTCGCCGACGGTGGCAAGCTGTCCCACACGAAGAAGCAGGCAGAGGGCGGCGACACCGCGGCCTCCGCGGACGACTAA
- the rimI gene encoding ribosomal protein S18-alanine N-acetyltransferase, translating into MTTTATENGSISIRSAEDTDLLAIFRIEKASFSQPWPFAAFERYIDEPTFLVATDGAKIVGYIVADMIPNHGRALGHVKDIAVHPSRRGEGIGRELLKQALSGLRARGTHSVKLEVRASNEPAISLYRDFGFRYLRTIPRYYGDGEDALVMIVELD; encoded by the coding sequence GTGACTACCACCGCGACCGAGAACGGGTCGATTTCGATTCGTTCCGCGGAGGATACCGATTTGCTCGCCATCTTCCGCATCGAGAAGGCCTCGTTTAGCCAGCCGTGGCCGTTCGCGGCGTTCGAACGGTACATCGACGAACCCACGTTTCTCGTCGCCACGGACGGTGCGAAGATAGTCGGCTACATCGTCGCCGACATGATTCCGAATCACGGTCGGGCGCTCGGGCACGTCAAGGACATCGCGGTTCACCCCTCGCGTCGCGGTGAGGGAATCGGACGAGAGCTTCTGAAACAGGCGCTTTCGGGCCTTCGAGCGCGGGGGACGCACAGTGTCAAACTGGAGGTCCGGGCGAGCAACGAACCCGCGATTTCGCTGTATCGCGACTTTGGCTTCCGCTACTTGCGGACGATACCGCGGTACTACGGGGACGGCGAGGACGCACTCGTGATGATCGTCGAACTCGACTGA
- a CDS encoding DUF5810 domain-containing protein has translation MGYACPVCETPQSDGEHLANHLAFAAILGDADHESWLDEHAPGWDEEGPDELAPRITEYAEEEEYPQVFEDTVHDHGHHGHGHHDHGGLEDELQQAGGYGRDATMGADAQRVMAEARQMTEQMLGEGNDAKADRNDAKADDESKDENE, from the coding sequence ATGGGATATGCGTGTCCGGTGTGCGAAACGCCACAGTCCGATGGGGAACACCTCGCCAACCATCTCGCCTTCGCTGCCATTCTCGGCGACGCGGACCACGAGTCGTGGCTGGACGAACACGCGCCCGGATGGGACGAGGAGGGACCCGACGAACTCGCGCCGCGAATCACGGAGTACGCGGAGGAGGAGGAGTACCCGCAGGTGTTCGAGGACACGGTTCACGACCACGGCCATCACGGTCACGGACATCACGACCACGGCGGATTGGAGGACGAACTCCAACAGGCCGGTGGCTACGGTCGGGACGCGACCATGGGCGCTGACGCCCAGCGGGTTATGGCCGAGGCGCGGCAGATGACCGAACAGATGCTCGGCGAGGGCAACGACGCCAAGGCGGACCGGAACGACGCCAAGGCGGACGACGAATCGAAGGACGAAAACGAATAG
- a CDS encoding DUF5809 family protein, protein METHGIFAPETEGAAHEQYEDVGPVAQTVVKETAKAMDFDREEYGERVTGDVIATARDALFASLLEIKTGTRDEFEADVPDGFEVHVEGSENVDNVAWHVAPSAEAVVAATYQQKEDAAIATLQRIAFGRVYRDIV, encoded by the coding sequence ATGGAGACGCACGGAATCTTCGCCCCGGAGACGGAGGGGGCTGCGCACGAACAGTACGAAGACGTCGGGCCGGTCGCACAGACCGTCGTCAAGGAGACGGCCAAAGCGATGGACTTCGACCGCGAGGAGTACGGCGAACGCGTGACCGGCGACGTGATTGCGACGGCGCGGGACGCCCTGTTCGCCTCGCTGCTCGAAATCAAAACCGGCACACGCGACGAGTTCGAGGCCGACGTTCCCGACGGATTCGAGGTGCACGTCGAGGGGAGCGAAAACGTCGATAACGTCGCGTGGCACGTCGCGCCGTCGGCGGAGGCGGTCGTCGCGGCGACCTACCAGCAAAAGGAGGACGCGGCGATTGCGACCCTCCAGCGCATCGCTTTCGGACGAGTGTACCGGGACATCGTTTAA
- a CDS encoding acyl-CoA dehydrogenase family protein — translation MSIDYGRFDRGRGMNYWQYDPVLQHEVERTYPGDRGWAEERFDEFGAIVGTTVAPNSDTIDEHGPELRQYDRHGRLVNDIEYHPAQLENEELVYGAGIVADSFRAPPDRDDPASMLHHLTMDYLLAYADVGLTCPVAMTAGVALVLERFDHGSDGSLSEFFDRLTAREYDDLLQGAMFLTERQGGSDVGATETVAERTDDGWELTGEKWFCSNVDSGAILTLARTPDAPDGTEGLSLFLVPGTTSNGERDGAFVRRLKDKLGTVSVPTGEVEFRGAEAHLVGELESGFRYMSEMLNLERIANAFASCGLIGRALLESKVRAANREAFGSTIDRYPLMRRDLVEMAVAHEAATAFTFDAGRAFDRYHRGDEDAFALMRLLVPIAKSRTGRMAVDVASYAMEIHGGNGYVNDFVTNRLLRDAQVLPIWEGTSNILSLDVLRALAREDAHEPALALTRDRLDGIEHDDLADLVATTRDELDGLQEALVTLATEEEEYAQLHAKELAEYVFDVYTAALLLSEADGELAAGNRRKGLVARQFVTDAFGRSAARGITSGDALSLDGFEEIVRFA, via the coding sequence ATGAGTATCGACTACGGGCGGTTCGACCGCGGCCGCGGGATGAACTACTGGCAGTACGACCCCGTTTTGCAACACGAAGTCGAGCGAACCTATCCCGGAGACCGAGGCTGGGCCGAGGAGCGGTTCGACGAGTTCGGTGCCATCGTCGGAACGACCGTCGCCCCGAATTCGGATACCATCGACGAACACGGCCCGGAACTCCGCCAGTACGACCGACACGGGCGGCTCGTAAACGACATCGAGTACCATCCGGCCCAGTTGGAAAACGAGGAACTCGTGTACGGCGCGGGCATCGTCGCCGACTCGTTTCGGGCACCGCCGGACCGCGACGACCCGGCGTCCATGCTCCACCACCTGACGATGGATTACCTCCTCGCGTACGCGGACGTGGGATTGACGTGCCCCGTCGCCATGACCGCGGGCGTCGCGTTGGTGCTGGAGCGGTTCGACCACGGTTCCGACGGGTCCCTCTCGGAGTTCTTCGACCGACTCACCGCCCGCGAGTACGACGACCTGCTTCAGGGCGCGATGTTCCTCACGGAGCGACAGGGCGGGAGCGACGTCGGTGCGACCGAAACCGTCGCCGAACGCACCGACGACGGCTGGGAACTGACCGGCGAGAAGTGGTTCTGCTCGAACGTCGATTCGGGGGCCATCCTCACGCTCGCGCGGACGCCGGACGCGCCCGACGGAACCGAGGGGCTTTCGCTCTTTCTGGTCCCGGGAACGACGTCCAACGGCGAGCGCGACGGCGCGTTCGTCCGTCGGCTGAAGGACAAACTGGGGACGGTAAGCGTTCCGACCGGTGAGGTCGAGTTCCGCGGGGCGGAGGCGCATCTCGTCGGTGAACTCGAATCCGGCTTTCGATACATGTCCGAGATGCTCAACCTCGAACGCATCGCCAACGCCTTCGCGTCGTGCGGTCTCATCGGGCGGGCGCTGTTGGAGAGCAAAGTTCGAGCCGCGAACCGCGAGGCGTTCGGCAGCACCATCGACCGATATCCGCTCATGCGCCGCGATTTGGTGGAGATGGCCGTCGCTCACGAGGCGGCGACCGCGTTCACGTTCGACGCCGGGCGGGCGTTCGACCGCTACCACCGCGGCGACGAGGACGCGTTCGCGCTGATGCGCCTGCTCGTTCCCATCGCGAAGTCGAGAACGGGGCGGATGGCGGTCGACGTCGCGTCGTACGCGATGGAGATTCACGGCGGCAACGGCTACGTGAACGATTTCGTCACGAACCGCCTCCTGCGCGACGCGCAGGTGCTTCCCATCTGGGAGGGGACCTCGAACATCCTCTCGCTCGACGTGCTTCGCGCGCTGGCGCGCGAGGACGCACACGAACCCGCGCTGGCACTGACCCGTGACCGACTGGACGGTATCGAACACGACGACCTCGCCGACTTGGTGGCGACCACCCGCGACGAACTCGACGGGCTACAGGAGGCTCTCGTGACGCTTGCGACGGAAGAAGAGGAGTACGCGCAACTCCACGCGAAGGAACTGGCCGAGTACGTCTTCGACGTGTACACCGCCGCGCTGTTGCTGTCGGAGGCGGACGGCGAACTCGCGGCGGGGAACAGGCGGAAGGGATTGGTCGCTCGTCAGTTCGTTACCGACGCGTTCGGCCGCTCCGCCGCGCGAGGGATTACCTCCGGGGACGCGCTCTCGCTCGACGGCTTCGAAGAAATCGTTCGCTTCGCCTAG